Within Sorangiineae bacterium MSr11367, the genomic segment CGCCCGCAGTGAGGCCTTTGAGAATGCTGCGCTGGAATACCAAGAAGGCCGCAATCATCGGTACGCTCGCAATCACCAACCCCGCCATCACTTCGGTCAGCGGGACCCGCCCCGTGGCCGACAGTCGACTGAGCGCCACACTGAGTGTCTGCGTACGCGGCTCCTGCAAGACAAGGAGCGGCCATAGAAAATCCTTCCACATGGCGATGACCGCGAAGATCGAAACGACCGCGAGCACCGGCCTCGAGAGCGGCAGGACGATGCTCACCAGAATGCGCAGGCTGCCGGCGCCATCCATGCGCGCGGCGTCCAGAAGCTCGTCGGGGATCTGATCGAAGAATTGCTTCAGCACATAAATGTTGAAGGCATTCGCCGCCGACGGAAGCCATAGCGCCCACGGTGTATCCAGCAGATTCACATGGAACAGAGGTACGTCGCTGACGGTGAGGTACGCGGGGACGAGCAGCGCGGCCGTCGGCAGGAGCAAGGTGGCGAGCATGGCGCCGAGCACGACATTCCCCAGCACGGGGCGGAGCTTCGACAGCGCATACGCCGCCGTGACATCGACGACGAGCTGCATGAGCCACGCCCCGACGGCATAAAACGCCGTATTCAGAAAGAACCGCCCGATATTGAGCTCGTTCCACGCTTGGACGTACACCTCGGGATGGAAGCTCTCCGGGATCCACGTGGGAATCGGCCGCGCGAGCTCGGCCGGGTCCTTCAAGGAGCCAATCACCATCCAGTACATGGGAAATAGAAAGACGGCCGCGAACAGCAAGGTGAGCAAGGTGAGTACGAGGAAATAGATCCACCGCGCGCGTCCGCGCCGGAGCTGCGCATCCGAGAAAAGCGATCGCGTTTCGCTCATGCCCGCATCCCCTCGCGAGAGACCAACCGGATGTACGCCACCGAGAACGCCCCCAGCACCAAAAAGAGAAGCACACTCATGGCCGCGGCCATTCCAAAATCGTGATTCACCGTGAAGGCGTACCGGTAAATGAGCACCATCACCGTGATGGTGTCCGGATTGGTCGTTCCGGTAAGTTGGAATGGCTCGATGAACACCTGCATGGTCGCCACGATCTGCAGCATCAACAGCACGGCCAGAATGAACCGCATGTGCGGAATGGTGACGTGCCAGAGGCGCTGCCAAACATTGGCCCCTTCCATCTCCGCGGCCTCGTAAAGCTCGCCGGGAATGTTCTGCAGCGCGGCCAAATACATGATGGTCGCCGTGCCCATGTTGGCCCACGTCGACACGAGCACCAGCGAGAGCATGGCCATGCGGGGCGACTGCGTCCATTGCGATT encodes:
- a CDS encoding sugar ABC transporter permease; its protein translation is MILSFQQVNFVSDPEWVGFANFSAIFHDPLFWTAWWNTVTFTGIALAFGYVVPFFLAVVVNEMRHFKGYFRVAVYLPVMLPPLVVVLLWQYFYDPGNGLFNTVLRGLHLPESQWTQSPRMAMLSLVLVSTWANMGTATIMYLAALQNIPGELYEAAEMEGANVWQRLWHVTIPHMRFILAVLLMLQIVATMQVFIEPFQLTGTTNPDTITVMVLIYRYAFTVNHDFGMAAAMSVLLFLVLGAFSVAYIRLVSREGMRA
- a CDS encoding carbohydrate ABC transporter permease, with the translated sequence MSETRSLFSDAQLRRGRARWIYFLVLTLLTLLFAAVFLFPMYWMVIGSLKDPAELARPIPTWIPESFHPEVYVQAWNELNIGRFFLNTAFYAVGAWLMQLVVDVTAAYALSKLRPVLGNVVLGAMLATLLLPTAALLVPAYLTVSDVPLFHVNLLDTPWALWLPSAANAFNIYVLKQFFDQIPDELLDAARMDGAGSLRILVSIVLPLSRPVLAVVSIFAVIAMWKDFLWPLLVLQEPRTQTLSVALSRLSATGRVPLTEVMAGLVIASVPMIAAFLVFQRSILKGLTAGGLKG